From Heliomicrobium modesticaldum Ice1, a single genomic window includes:
- a CDS encoding S41 family peptidase: MKKGPLCIPAFLVALLFACWTTILYPFGAASATPAAAASAQSVPSPPSSEASAKIDSKLLEIRRLISDYYVDEPASEVFAQSTIKATLQALNDKHSLYLDEEEYEQLLESVNLNYFGVGMVIAPGADYPVVEKTFPDSPAEKAGIKSGDTITGINGESTHDLSVDQLAKKVRGPEGTTVKLTIKPAKSEEEQTVELMRQRIDLPQVEGKMLEGTIGYIHISTFGDRTGKEFKTTYEKLESSGMKQLIIDLRGNGGGEITAAETVADFLLPEGPLYHMAGRKLPKETFTTTGKERPIPMVVLIDDGSASASELLAAALQERAKAVLVGTKTYGKGSVQTLFDLQAGGVLKLTIARYTTAMDRPVDKVGLTPNQLVGYEPLQLIRAQDLLSSKRSTALRLTLDQPKAWVSDAPVPLDSPPFLKDGQPYLPLRFLGEALGGTVEYRELDRRATITVDGKSLDLPLDGGQVQLNHQPSADIEPLPVVGDRVLVPVQLLSEKLGFEVEYGDETKEVQIRLPQKDLSVPH; encoded by the coding sequence ATGAAAAAAGGACCCCTCTGCATCCCCGCCTTCCTGGTTGCCCTCCTGTTCGCCTGCTGGACAACCATTCTCTATCCCTTCGGCGCCGCGAGCGCAACGCCGGCAGCCGCTGCCTCTGCCCAATCTGTACCGTCTCCCCCATCATCTGAAGCATCTGCCAAAATCGACTCCAAACTGCTCGAGATCCGCCGCCTCATCTCCGATTACTACGTCGATGAGCCCGCCTCCGAGGTTTTTGCGCAAAGCACGATCAAAGCAACCCTACAAGCCCTCAATGACAAGCACTCCCTTTACCTCGATGAAGAGGAATACGAACAGCTGCTCGAATCGGTCAACCTGAATTACTTCGGCGTAGGCATGGTCATCGCCCCCGGCGCCGATTATCCTGTCGTAGAAAAAACCTTCCCCGACTCTCCAGCCGAAAAAGCCGGCATCAAAAGCGGCGACACCATCACCGGCATCAACGGCGAATCGACCCATGACCTATCGGTGGACCAGTTAGCCAAAAAAGTGCGCGGCCCCGAAGGCACCACCGTCAAGCTCACCATCAAACCGGCCAAGTCAGAAGAAGAACAGACGGTCGAACTGATGCGGCAGCGCATCGATCTCCCGCAGGTCGAAGGAAAGATGCTGGAAGGAACCATCGGCTACATACACATCAGCACCTTCGGCGATCGGACCGGGAAGGAATTCAAAACCACCTACGAAAAACTCGAATCGTCCGGCATGAAGCAACTGATCATCGACCTCCGCGGCAACGGCGGTGGCGAGATCACAGCGGCGGAAACTGTGGCCGATTTCCTGCTCCCCGAAGGCCCCCTCTACCACATGGCCGGCCGAAAATTACCCAAAGAAACCTTTACCACCACCGGCAAGGAAAGGCCCATCCCCATGGTCGTCCTCATCGACGACGGCTCCGCCAGCGCCTCAGAACTGCTCGCCGCCGCCCTGCAGGAACGGGCGAAAGCCGTCCTCGTCGGCACAAAAACCTACGGCAAGGGATCGGTCCAGACCCTCTTCGATCTCCAAGCCGGCGGCGTGCTGAAGCTGACCATCGCCCGCTACACCACCGCTATGGATCGGCCCGTTGACAAAGTGGGTTTGACACCGAACCAGCTGGTCGGGTACGAACCGCTCCAACTGATCCGGGCGCAAGACCTTCTCTCTTCCAAGCGGTCGACAGCGCTGCGCCTGACCCTTGACCAACCGAAAGCCTGGGTCTCCGATGCGCCGGTCCCCCTCGACAGTCCCCCCTTCCTAAAAGACGGTCAGCCATATTTGCCCCTCCGCTTCTTAGGAGAAGCACTGGGCGGAACCGTGGAGTACCGGGAGCTTGACCGACGGGCAACCATCACCGTCGATGGGAAAAGCCTCGACTTACCGCTCGATGGCGGACAGGTGCAGTTGAATCATCAGCCAAGCGCAGATATTGAACCATTGCCGGTTGTAGGCGATCGTGTGCTTGTGCCGGTGCAGTTGCTGAGCGAAAAACTTGGCTTCGAAGTGGAATATGGCGATGAAACTAAAGAAGTGCAGATCAGGCTGCCCCAAAAGGACCTTTCGGTCCCGCACTGA
- a CDS encoding anthranilate synthase component II — translation MIVVIDNYDSFTYNLVQYLGEMVDAVEVYRNDAIAPEAIAGLAPSHIVISPGPCTPNEAGISMDVIGRYAGQIPILGVCLGHQSIGQVFGGRVIRASRLMHGKTSPIYHDGRTIFAGLPNPFTATRYHSLIVEEESLPDCLEVTARSDQGEIMGLRHREYAVEGVQFHPESILTEAGKGLLRNFLSVRYSRGETR, via the coding sequence GTGATCGTCGTCATCGATAACTATGATTCCTTCACCTATAACCTGGTCCAGTACCTGGGGGAGATGGTCGACGCCGTTGAGGTTTACCGCAACGACGCTATCGCGCCTGAGGCCATCGCCGGCCTCGCCCCCTCCCACATCGTCATCTCGCCGGGACCTTGCACCCCCAATGAGGCGGGCATCTCGATGGATGTGATCGGCCGCTACGCCGGGCAGATTCCCATCCTGGGCGTCTGCCTCGGTCACCAGTCGATCGGTCAGGTCTTCGGCGGGCGCGTCATCCGAGCGTCCCGGTTGATGCACGGCAAGACTTCGCCGATCTACCATGACGGGCGGACGATCTTTGCGGGCTTGCCCAATCCCTTCACGGCCACGCGCTACCACTCGCTGATCGTCGAGGAGGAGAGCCTGCCTGACTGCCTGGAGGTCACGGCGCGGAGCGACCAGGGCGAAATCATGGGTCTTCGCCACCGGGAGTATGCCGTCGAGGGCGTGCAGTTTCATCCGGAGTCGATCCTGACGGAGGCAGGGAAAGGGTTGTTGCGCAATTTTCTCAGTGTAAGATACAGCAGAGGTGAGACGAGATGA
- the trpE gene encoding anthranilate synthase component I: protein MIQHRTAPDAVDFVRLSREYRYVPMWISFSTDEDTPITLYRKLAGEGLGYLLESVERGTVLGRYSYAGAEPLAFFSWPPEPAANATGSNAGDPLKGVGQWLADLKVAPVPPNAGLAPFYGGPVGYFSYDLVRHYERLPEHSVDDRQLPEMMLMITRYTLIIDHLRHRGTLVLLAEAGDEAAYRYGQSQLAGLFERLREPASPLPLEVSAVMSAKIPADTAVKAGAADEKQVPSAFAAGDEMTSTFDRAGFCAAVGRCKEYIAAGDAFQIVLSQRFTRPLRTHPLNVYRALRSLNPSPYLFYLNLPGMQVAGSSPEALIRVEGRRVETHPIAGTRPRGRDADEDRRLAEELLADEKERAEHLMLVDLGRNDLGRVCQIGSVRVERFMEVEHYSHVMHIVSRVAGELKPAVTALDALSCVMPAGTLSGAPKIRAMEIIDELEPVRRGPYGGAVGYLSFDGNLNTCITIRTVLMRDGKAQIQVGAGIVADSVPETEYAETMNKARALFEALFSAEGGLQ from the coding sequence TTGATCCAGCACCGCACTGCCCCCGATGCGGTCGACTTTGTCCGGCTGAGCCGGGAATACCGGTACGTCCCGATGTGGATATCCTTCAGCACCGACGAGGATACGCCGATCACGCTTTATCGCAAGCTGGCTGGCGAGGGCTTGGGTTATCTGTTGGAGAGCGTGGAGCGGGGCACTGTCCTCGGGCGCTATTCCTACGCCGGCGCTGAGCCCCTGGCTTTTTTCTCCTGGCCGCCTGAGCCGGCTGCCAACGCCACCGGCTCAAATGCCGGCGATCCCCTCAAAGGTGTGGGACAGTGGCTGGCCGATCTGAAGGTCGCCCCCGTTCCGCCCAATGCAGGTTTGGCGCCTTTTTACGGCGGCCCGGTGGGGTATTTTTCTTACGATCTTGTTCGCCATTATGAGCGACTGCCTGAGCACAGCGTCGATGACCGACAACTGCCGGAAATGATGCTGATGATCACCCGCTACACCCTGATCATCGATCACCTGCGCCATCGGGGCACCCTGGTGCTGCTGGCCGAAGCCGGCGATGAGGCCGCCTACCGTTATGGCCAGTCGCAACTGGCGGGACTGTTCGAGCGGCTGCGCGAACCGGCGTCGCCGCTGCCCCTAGAAGTGTCGGCGGTGATGTCTGCAAAGATACCGGCAGATACAGCGGTCAAGGCAGGAGCTGCCGATGAAAAGCAGGTTCCGTCTGCTTTTGCAGCCGGCGATGAGATGACCTCCACCTTCGACCGGGCCGGTTTCTGCGCGGCCGTGGGGCGTTGCAAGGAGTACATCGCCGCCGGTGACGCCTTCCAGATCGTCCTTTCCCAGCGGTTCACCCGTCCGCTGCGCACTCACCCCTTGAATGTCTACCGGGCGCTGCGCTCGTTGAACCCGTCGCCCTACCTCTTCTACTTGAACCTGCCGGGGATGCAGGTGGCCGGTTCGTCGCCAGAGGCGCTAATCCGTGTCGAAGGCAGGCGCGTGGAGACGCACCCTATCGCCGGGACGCGGCCGCGCGGTCGCGACGCTGACGAGGACCGTCGCCTGGCTGAGGAACTGCTGGCCGACGAGAAGGAGCGGGCTGAACACCTGATGCTGGTCGATCTGGGCCGCAACGACCTGGGCCGGGTCTGCCAGATCGGATCAGTCCGCGTGGAACGGTTTATGGAAGTGGAACATTACTCCCATGTGATGCACATCGTCAGCCGCGTCGCCGGGGAGTTGAAACCGGCTGTGACGGCGCTGGATGCCCTCAGTTGCGTCATGCCGGCGGGCACCTTGAGCGGCGCCCCCAAGATCCGGGCCATGGAGATCATCGACGAGTTGGAGCCGGTGCGCCGGGGGCCTTATGGCGGTGCTGTCGGGTACCTCAGTTTCGACGGCAACCTGAACACCTGCATCACCATCCGCACGGTGCTGATGCGCGACGGGAAGGCGCAGATCCAGGTCGGCGCCGGGATTGTGGCCGACTCGGTCCCGGAGACGGAGTATGCCGAGACGATGAACAAGGCGAGGGCGCTCTTTGAGGCCCTATTCTCGGCGGAAGGGGGATTGCAGTGA
- a CDS encoding Gfo/Idh/MocA family protein: protein MRKLRVGIIGAGMAFEQLHYPAFQELKDHYEIKAICDINRGKAAEWARRLGLSDADVYTDYMAMVTRDDIDVIDIMVPIELNYKVTEAVAQAISGTKKGIICEKPLAPTLEQAKAHAELPKKYNVPIMIAENYRFNEEVNIIRDLVRTKRVGDIYYFMQNRVACFPCEMGKPNKFPNSPWRQHPDYPGGVIMDTGVHDMAALRHIFGPIDKLQAFGVPLHNGEYAPYASVSVNFRFKSGVVGQFSFFTAGKEMQRPLVGLRIFGTTGMIYLEERDCGFINVAHNDGKSELIPYRPQRGYYNELLNFHKAMTGQEAIAVPPELEYGDTKTILDILRSAKEGSLVSVDAEWDFIPADDAARRAQEQPGRPMM from the coding sequence ATGCGAAAACTGCGTGTAGGTATCATCGGAGCCGGCATGGCCTTTGAACAGCTCCATTACCCGGCCTTTCAGGAACTGAAGGATCATTATGAGATCAAGGCGATCTGTGACATCAATCGGGGAAAGGCTGCTGAATGGGCGCGGCGGCTGGGGCTTTCTGACGCCGATGTGTACACCGATTATATGGCGATGGTGACACGGGATGATATCGATGTCATTGACATTATGGTGCCCATCGAACTCAACTACAAGGTGACGGAGGCGGTGGCTCAGGCGATTTCGGGCACTAAAAAGGGCATCATCTGTGAAAAGCCCTTGGCGCCCACGCTGGAGCAGGCGAAGGCCCACGCAGAACTGCCCAAGAAGTACAATGTGCCGATCATGATCGCCGAAAACTACCGCTTCAATGAGGAGGTCAATATCATCCGCGACCTGGTGCGAACGAAGCGGGTCGGTGATATCTACTACTTTATGCAAAACCGGGTGGCCTGCTTCCCTTGCGAGATGGGCAAGCCGAACAAGTTCCCCAATTCGCCCTGGCGGCAGCACCCCGACTACCCGGGCGGCGTGATCATGGACACGGGCGTCCACGATATGGCAGCCTTGCGGCACATCTTCGGACCTATCGATAAGCTGCAAGCCTTCGGCGTGCCGCTCCATAACGGCGAATACGCCCCCTATGCCTCCGTCTCAGTCAACTTCCGCTTCAAGAGCGGCGTTGTGGGCCAGTTCTCCTTCTTCACCGCCGGCAAAGAGATGCAACGTCCGCTGGTGGGCTTGCGCATCTTCGGTACGACAGGGATGATCTATCTGGAGGAGCGGGATTGCGGTTTCATCAACGTAGCCCACAATGATGGCAAGTCGGAACTGATCCCGTACCGACCGCAGCGGGGGTATTACAATGAACTGCTCAACTTCCATAAGGCCATGACCGGGCAAGAGGCGATCGCTGTCCCGCCGGAGTTGGAGTATGGCGATACGAAGACGATTCTCGACATCCTGCGGTCGGCCAAGGAGGGGAGCCTTGTCTCCGTCGATGCGGAGTGGGATTTCATTCCGGCCGATGATGCGGCGCGACGCGCTCAAGAGCAACCGGGAAGGCCCATGATGTGA
- the trpD gene encoding anthranilate phosphoribosyltransferase, which yields MSQSLAIAKHSLKCLLSGERLGEERAEELMNAVMEGKVPSVQLAALLVALRLTGEGEEEIAGFARAMRSRVGRELAEYVPAAFEMTRRQLVDTCGTGGDGAGTFNISTTAALVVAAAGVPVAKHGNRAMSGRAGSADVLEALGVTVDLAPNYSYQCLMQTGFGFFFAPQCHRAMAHAAPTRRELGVPTVFNLLGPLSNPAGAERQLLGVSSAERVKVIAQVLRRLGVTSAWVVHGQDGLDEISLTAPTTVARLEAGEVHLETLDPRAYGFNYCAPEDLKGGDRERNAAITEAILNGEAGPRRDIVLLNAAAALCVSGKVDGLAQGIALARSVIDSGEARALLERVKAFTAAAASFRVGGVSV from the coding sequence ATGAGCCAGTCCCTGGCGATAGCCAAGCACAGCCTTAAATGCCTGTTGAGTGGCGAGCGCCTCGGCGAAGAGCGGGCAGAGGAACTGATGAACGCCGTCATGGAGGGGAAGGTCCCCTCGGTGCAACTGGCGGCGTTGCTCGTCGCCTTGCGCTTGACCGGCGAGGGTGAAGAGGAGATCGCCGGTTTCGCCCGGGCCATGCGCAGCCGGGTAGGTCGCGAACTGGCCGAATACGTGCCTGCAGCCTTTGAAATGACGCGGCGGCAACTGGTCGATACCTGCGGAACCGGCGGCGATGGCGCCGGAACCTTCAATATCTCCACGACAGCCGCCCTGGTCGTGGCCGCCGCCGGTGTGCCTGTCGCCAAGCACGGCAACCGGGCCATGTCAGGCCGCGCCGGTTCGGCCGATGTGCTGGAGGCCCTCGGCGTCACCGTCGATCTGGCGCCGAACTACTCCTATCAGTGTCTGATGCAGACGGGATTCGGCTTCTTTTTCGCCCCCCAGTGCCACCGGGCCATGGCCCACGCGGCGCCGACACGGCGGGAGCTGGGCGTGCCGACGGTCTTTAACCTGTTGGGCCCCTTGAGCAACCCTGCCGGGGCCGAGCGCCAACTGCTCGGCGTCAGCAGCGCCGAACGGGTGAAGGTGATCGCCCAGGTGCTTCGCCGCCTCGGGGTCACATCGGCCTGGGTGGTCCACGGTCAGGATGGCCTCGACGAGATCAGCCTGACGGCGCCGACGACGGTGGCCCGGCTGGAAGCGGGAGAGGTCCACCTGGAGACCCTCGATCCCCGCGCCTACGGCTTCAACTATTGCGCCCCCGAGGACTTGAAAGGGGGCGACCGCGAGCGGAACGCCGCCATCACTGAGGCGATTTTGAATGGCGAGGCGGGGCCTCGTCGGGATATTGTCCTCTTGAACGCTGCCGCCGCCCTCTGCGTCTCCGGGAAGGTTGACGGATTGGCGCAGGGGATCGCTTTGGCCCGGTCGGTCATCGACAGCGGCGAGGCGCGGGCCTTGCTGGAGCGGGTCAAAGCGTTTACGGCGGCAGCGGCCTCCTTTCGAGTAGGCGGGGTGAGCGTATGA
- a CDS encoding DsrE family protein: MKIIYHVGDMQGWPKVFNSLAGFFQVAPQSFDLLILANGPGVQGLVKTDAPQGDFSPYDRLPELVEKGAKILACENALRRNNIDVKALPAFVSTVPSSIVELAEKQAAGYSYIRA, from the coding sequence GTGAAGATCATCTATCATGTTGGCGATATGCAAGGATGGCCCAAGGTTTTCAACAGTCTGGCCGGGTTCTTTCAAGTTGCACCGCAGTCCTTCGATCTGCTGATCCTTGCCAACGGACCGGGCGTGCAAGGCCTCGTCAAAACCGATGCCCCGCAAGGCGACTTCTCCCCTTACGACAGACTGCCTGAGTTGGTAGAAAAAGGGGCCAAGATCCTCGCTTGTGAAAACGCCTTGCGGCGCAACAACATCGATGTGAAAGCACTCCCCGCCTTCGTCTCTACCGTTCCGTCGAGCATCGTGGAACTGGCAGAAAAACAAGCGGCCGGATATAGCTACATCCGAGCCTAA